Proteins from a single region of Primulina tabacum isolate GXHZ01 chromosome 5, ASM2559414v2, whole genome shotgun sequence:
- the LOC142547191 gene encoding rhomboid-like protein 20, producing the protein MNGGPSGFNNAPVTRTTVIATVLFTIIFGIQGRHKNLAWSFQDIFKKLQIWKLIVSVFGFSSTPELVFGTYLLYYFRVFERQIGSNKYSVFVLFSTIVSLVLEVIAQWLLKDPSLNILTSGPYGLIFSSFVPFYFDIPVSTRFRVFGLNFSDKTFIYLAGLQLLLSSWKRSMLPGICGILAGSLYRSNVFHTRRMKLPDFVASFFSRLSWPSIGNTSPTVSPRNVLGSAPSSVTRQTQGSYPAPSPTSSMLEPPEDSISTLVSMGFERNSARQALMRARNDINAATNILLDPHSS; encoded by the exons ACAATGCGCCAGTTACAAGGACGACGGTGATAGCTACTGTTCTTTTCACGATTATATTTGGGATCCAAGGTCGTCACAAAAACCTCGCATGGTCTTTTCAG GATATTTTTAAGAAACTTCAAATATGGAAGCTGATAGTTTCTGTTTTTGGCTTCTCATCTACGCCAGAGCTAGTTTTTGGAACTTATCTGCTGTATTACTTCCGTGTGTTTGAGAGGCAGATAGGATCTAATAAATATTCT GTCTTTGTGTTGTTTTCTACTATTGTGTCTTTAGTTCTTGAAGTCATCGCACAATGGCTACTCAAAG ATCCTTCCTTGAACATACTCACATCAGGACCATATGGCCTTATTTTTTCTTCATTTGTACCTTTCTATTTCGACATTCCAGTGTCAACACGTTTTCGTGTGTTTGGTCTCAACTTTTCTGACAagacttttatatatttagctGGTCTTCAG CTCCTCTTGTCATCCTGGAAAAGATCTATGCTACCAGGGATCTGTGGTATTCTAGCAGGTTCCTTGTACCGCTCAAATGTGTTCCATACACGTAGAATGAAG TTGCCAGATTTTGTTGCTTCTTTCTTCTCAAGACTTTCCTGGCCGTCTATTGGAAACACATCACCCACGGTGTCACCTAGGAACGTTCTGGGAAGTGCACCATCGTCCGTTACGCGCCAGACGCAG GGAAGTTATCCAGCTCCTTCTCCCACGTCATCCATGTTAGAACCACCGGAGGACTCCATTTCTACACTGGTTTCAATGGGATTCGAAAGGAACTCAGCAAGGCAAGCTCTAATGCGTGCTAGGAACGACATTAATGCAGCAACCAACATCCTTCTCGACCCACACTCAAGTTGA
- the LOC142547188 gene encoding CDPK-related kinase 7-like isoform X2 yields MGLCHGKPIETPQNLSENPINPGENNDLILNSSTGKTPKFPFYSPSPFRSTYKDSPANSVSVLSTPLRFLKRPFPPPSPARHIKALLTRRHGSIKPNEATIPEGDECEIIGLDKTFGFSKNFTSHYDLGEEVGRGHFGYTCSATGKKGSLKGLDVAVKILPKSKMATAIAIEDARREVNILHALTGHKNLVQFYDAYEDDENVYVVMELCKGGELLDHILSRGGKYSEEDAKSLLVQILNVVAYCHLQGVVHRDLKPENFLFTSKDEHYPLKAIDFGLSDYVKPDERLNDIVGSAYYVSPEVLHRSYGTEADMWSIGVIAYILLCGSRPFWSRTESGIFRAVLKADPSFDEAPWPSLSSDAVDFVKGLLNKDYRKRLTASQALSHPWLVGHQDVKIALDMIIYKLVKAYICSSSLRKVALRIYLSQLGDDGLFCHSACAIAFFSPYMVMNRILFYILWQTCSCSFFSSLTLTSQSHAACPDNCYIP; encoded by the exons ATGGGACTCTGTCATGGAAAACCCATTGAAACCCCACAAAATTTGTCTGAAAATCCAATAAATCCAGGCGAAAACAATGATCTTATACTCAATTCCTCAACTGGGAAGACACCAAAGTTCCCGTTTTACAGCCCAAGTCCATTTCGTAGCACCTACAAGGATTCCCCTGCGAATTCCGTCAGTGTCCTTTCAACTCCTCTGCGCTTTCTTAAGCGCCCATTTCCACCACCATCGCCAGCTAGGCACATTAAAGCTTTGCTTACTAGAAGGCATGGCTCCATAAAGCCGAATGAAGCTACTATACCTGAAGGAGATGAGTGTGAGATCATTGGGTTGGATAAAACTTTTGGGTTCTCTAAGAATTTCACCAGCCATTATGACCTTGGTGAAGAGGTAGGGAGGGGACACTTTGGTTACACTTGTTCAGCTACGGGAAAGAAGGGTAGCTTGAAAGGACTGGATGTGGCTGTTAAAATTCTCCCTAAATCAAAG ATGGCCACAGCTATTGCCATAGAGGATGCCAGAAGAGAAGTCAATATACTACATGCGTTAACAGGACATAAAAATCTAGTGCAATTCTATGATGCTTATGAGGATGATGAAAATGTCTATGTAGTGATGGA GCTATGCAAAGGAGGAGAGTTACTGGATCACATACTTTCTAG GGGTGGCAAGTACTCAGAAGAAGATGCCAAAAGTTTGTTGGTGCAGATTTTAAATGTGGTTGCATATTGCCATCTTCAAGGTGTAGTTCACCGTGATCTAAAGCCTGAG AATTTTCTCTTTACTTCGAAAGATGAGCATTACCCTTTGAAGGCCATTGACTTTGGACTCTCTGACTATGTAAAGCCAG ACGAAAGGCTGAATGATATTGTTGGAAGTGCTTACTATGTGTCACCTGAAGTTTTGCATAGATCGTATGGAACGGAAGCTGATATGTGGAGTATTGGTGTCATTGCTTATATTCTTCTCTGTGGAAGCAGGCCTTTCTGGTCAAGAACAGAATCTGGAATCTTCCGAGCTGTTCTGAAGGCTGATCCGAGTTTTGATGAAGCTCCATGGCCTTCGTTGTCTTCTGATGCCGTAGATTTTGTGAAGGGATTATTGAACAAAGATTACCGTAAAAGATTAACAGCTTCTCAGGCTCTTA GTCATCCGTGGCTGGTTGGTCATCAAGATGTGAAGATTGCTTTGGATATGATAATATATAAGCTTGTAAAAGCTTACATATGTTCATCTTCTCTGAGAAAGGTGGCTTTAAGG ATATACCTATCTCAGCTAGGTGACGATGGTCTCTTCTGTCACTCTGCTTGTGCAATTGCATTTTTCTCGCCGTACATGGTCATGAAtcggattttattttatattctaTGGCAGACTTGTTCTTGCTCATTTTTTTCTAGTCTGACGCTTACTTCACAGTCACATGCGGCATGTCCTGACAATTGCTATATTCCTTGA
- the LOC142547188 gene encoding CDPK-related kinase 1-like isoform X3, whose protein sequence is MATAIAIEDARREVNILHALTGHKNLVQFYDAYEDDENVYVVMELCKGGELLDHILSRGGKYSEEDAKSLLVQILNVVAYCHLQGVVHRDLKPENFLFTSKDEHYPLKAIDFGLSDYVKPDERLNDIVGSAYYVSPEVLHRSYGTEADMWSIGVIAYILLCGSRPFWSRTESGIFRAVLKADPSFDEAPWPSLSSDAVDFVKGLLNKDYRKRLTASQALSHPWLVGHQDVKIALDMIIYKLVKAYICSSSLRKVALRALARTLSIQQLAYLREQFTLLGPNKSGLISITSFKTSITKYSTDAMNDSRVADYVNLVSSLRYRKLDYEEFCAAATSVHQLEGMNTWEQNARNAYEFFEKDGNRPIMIEELATELGLSPSVPIHVVLQDWLRHTDGKLSFLGFVRLLHGVSSRTFQKV, encoded by the exons ATGGCCACAGCTATTGCCATAGAGGATGCCAGAAGAGAAGTCAATATACTACATGCGTTAACAGGACATAAAAATCTAGTGCAATTCTATGATGCTTATGAGGATGATGAAAATGTCTATGTAGTGATGGA GCTATGCAAAGGAGGAGAGTTACTGGATCACATACTTTCTAG GGGTGGCAAGTACTCAGAAGAAGATGCCAAAAGTTTGTTGGTGCAGATTTTAAATGTGGTTGCATATTGCCATCTTCAAGGTGTAGTTCACCGTGATCTAAAGCCTGAG AATTTTCTCTTTACTTCGAAAGATGAGCATTACCCTTTGAAGGCCATTGACTTTGGACTCTCTGACTATGTAAAGCCAG ACGAAAGGCTGAATGATATTGTTGGAAGTGCTTACTATGTGTCACCTGAAGTTTTGCATAGATCGTATGGAACGGAAGCTGATATGTGGAGTATTGGTGTCATTGCTTATATTCTTCTCTGTGGAAGCAGGCCTTTCTGGTCAAGAACAGAATCTGGAATCTTCCGAGCTGTTCTGAAGGCTGATCCGAGTTTTGATGAAGCTCCATGGCCTTCGTTGTCTTCTGATGCCGTAGATTTTGTGAAGGGATTATTGAACAAAGATTACCGTAAAAGATTAACAGCTTCTCAGGCTCTTA GTCATCCGTGGCTGGTTGGTCATCAAGATGTGAAGATTGCTTTGGATATGATAATATATAAGCTTGTAAAAGCTTACATATGTTCATCTTCTCTGAGAAAGGTGGCTTTAAGG GCTCTAGCAAGAACTTTGAGTATACAACAGTTAGCCTATCTACGAGAGCAGTTCACGTTATTAGGGCCAAACAAAAGTGGATTGATCTCCATAACGAGTTTCAAAACT TCTATAACAAAGTATTCGACTGATGCAATGAATGATTCACGAGTTGCCGACTATGTAAACCTG GTGAGTTCTCTTCGATATAGAAAGTTGGATTACGAAGAATTCTGTGCTGCTGCAACAAGTGTTCATCAGTTGGAAGGAATGAACACCTGGGAGCAAAATGCACGTAATGCCTATGAATTCTTCGAGAAAGATGGAAACCGGCCAATTATGATAGAGGAGCTTGCCACG GAACTTGGACTCAGTCCATCTGTTCCTATCCATGTAGTTCTGCAGGATTGGTTAAGGCACACAGATGGGAAGCTCAGCTTCTTGGGATTCGTTAGACTTCTACACGGAGTTTCTTCTCGTACATTTCAGAAGGTCTAA
- the LOC142547188 gene encoding CDPK-related kinase 1-like isoform X1, whose translation MGLCHGKPIETPQNLSENPINPGENNDLILNSSTGKTPKFPFYSPSPFRSTYKDSPANSVSVLSTPLRFLKRPFPPPSPARHIKALLTRRHGSIKPNEATIPEGDECEIIGLDKTFGFSKNFTSHYDLGEEVGRGHFGYTCSATGKKGSLKGLDVAVKILPKSKMATAIAIEDARREVNILHALTGHKNLVQFYDAYEDDENVYVVMELCKGGELLDHILSRGGKYSEEDAKSLLVQILNVVAYCHLQGVVHRDLKPENFLFTSKDEHYPLKAIDFGLSDYVKPDERLNDIVGSAYYVSPEVLHRSYGTEADMWSIGVIAYILLCGSRPFWSRTESGIFRAVLKADPSFDEAPWPSLSSDAVDFVKGLLNKDYRKRLTASQALSHPWLVGHQDVKIALDMIIYKLVKAYICSSSLRKVALRALARTLSIQQLAYLREQFTLLGPNKSGLISITSFKTSITKYSTDAMNDSRVADYVNLVSSLRYRKLDYEEFCAAATSVHQLEGMNTWEQNARNAYEFFEKDGNRPIMIEELATELGLSPSVPIHVVLQDWLRHTDGKLSFLGFVRLLHGVSSRTFQKV comes from the exons ATGGGACTCTGTCATGGAAAACCCATTGAAACCCCACAAAATTTGTCTGAAAATCCAATAAATCCAGGCGAAAACAATGATCTTATACTCAATTCCTCAACTGGGAAGACACCAAAGTTCCCGTTTTACAGCCCAAGTCCATTTCGTAGCACCTACAAGGATTCCCCTGCGAATTCCGTCAGTGTCCTTTCAACTCCTCTGCGCTTTCTTAAGCGCCCATTTCCACCACCATCGCCAGCTAGGCACATTAAAGCTTTGCTTACTAGAAGGCATGGCTCCATAAAGCCGAATGAAGCTACTATACCTGAAGGAGATGAGTGTGAGATCATTGGGTTGGATAAAACTTTTGGGTTCTCTAAGAATTTCACCAGCCATTATGACCTTGGTGAAGAGGTAGGGAGGGGACACTTTGGTTACACTTGTTCAGCTACGGGAAAGAAGGGTAGCTTGAAAGGACTGGATGTGGCTGTTAAAATTCTCCCTAAATCAAAG ATGGCCACAGCTATTGCCATAGAGGATGCCAGAAGAGAAGTCAATATACTACATGCGTTAACAGGACATAAAAATCTAGTGCAATTCTATGATGCTTATGAGGATGATGAAAATGTCTATGTAGTGATGGA GCTATGCAAAGGAGGAGAGTTACTGGATCACATACTTTCTAG GGGTGGCAAGTACTCAGAAGAAGATGCCAAAAGTTTGTTGGTGCAGATTTTAAATGTGGTTGCATATTGCCATCTTCAAGGTGTAGTTCACCGTGATCTAAAGCCTGAG AATTTTCTCTTTACTTCGAAAGATGAGCATTACCCTTTGAAGGCCATTGACTTTGGACTCTCTGACTATGTAAAGCCAG ACGAAAGGCTGAATGATATTGTTGGAAGTGCTTACTATGTGTCACCTGAAGTTTTGCATAGATCGTATGGAACGGAAGCTGATATGTGGAGTATTGGTGTCATTGCTTATATTCTTCTCTGTGGAAGCAGGCCTTTCTGGTCAAGAACAGAATCTGGAATCTTCCGAGCTGTTCTGAAGGCTGATCCGAGTTTTGATGAAGCTCCATGGCCTTCGTTGTCTTCTGATGCCGTAGATTTTGTGAAGGGATTATTGAACAAAGATTACCGTAAAAGATTAACAGCTTCTCAGGCTCTTA GTCATCCGTGGCTGGTTGGTCATCAAGATGTGAAGATTGCTTTGGATATGATAATATATAAGCTTGTAAAAGCTTACATATGTTCATCTTCTCTGAGAAAGGTGGCTTTAAGG GCTCTAGCAAGAACTTTGAGTATACAACAGTTAGCCTATCTACGAGAGCAGTTCACGTTATTAGGGCCAAACAAAAGTGGATTGATCTCCATAACGAGTTTCAAAACT TCTATAACAAAGTATTCGACTGATGCAATGAATGATTCACGAGTTGCCGACTATGTAAACCTG GTGAGTTCTCTTCGATATAGAAAGTTGGATTACGAAGAATTCTGTGCTGCTGCAACAAGTGTTCATCAGTTGGAAGGAATGAACACCTGGGAGCAAAATGCACGTAATGCCTATGAATTCTTCGAGAAAGATGGAAACCGGCCAATTATGATAGAGGAGCTTGCCACG GAACTTGGACTCAGTCCATCTGTTCCTATCCATGTAGTTCTGCAGGATTGGTTAAGGCACACAGATGGGAAGCTCAGCTTCTTGGGATTCGTTAGACTTCTACACGGAGTTTCTTCTCGTACATTTCAGAAGGTCTAA